A portion of the Lampris incognitus isolate fLamInc1 chromosome 9, fLamInc1.hap2, whole genome shotgun sequence genome contains these proteins:
- the LOC130117917 gene encoding myelin-associated glycoprotein-like — protein MDKGRRLTIFWLCLEAISSPIFSEEWRADVVEKLDTLIGSCVVVPCTFTYPGEKLPSSKLRGIWHFLNDRMKNIYHPDNLNVMENFRGRTELVGRLGDGNCTLKMVDVKDHDNGPFCFRVEIPEKDKFSYVEHCARLTILPHPPKPTLTFSKKVIQGHPYSAVCSVIHTCPSHMPTITWSKSSSDEPLEAHKYHGSGNWETQSILTFIPEESDDHSEIICTVRFYGGMNSSQTFQLFVKRKENYLHIIIPVVVGITTAAIFGILCALVVKKYKTRIAELQRGNGSTWNRLSRLSRR, from the exons ATGGACAAAGGAAGGAGGCTGACAATATTCTGGCTGTGTTTAGAAG CTATTAGCAGCCCTATATTTTCTGAAGAATGGAGGGCTGACGTCGTTGAAAAGCTGGACACCTTGATTGGCTCCTGCGTTGTGGTGCCTTGCACTTTCACATATCCTGGGGAGAAGTTGCCGTCCTCCAAACTCAGAGGAATCTGGCATTTTCTTAATGATCGAATGAAAAATATATATCATCCGGATAACCTGAATGTCATGGAAAACTTCAGGGGTCGCACAGAGTTGGTGGGCCGTTTGGGGGATGGAAACTGCACTTTGAAGATGGTGGATGTAAAAGATCATGACAACGGCCCTTTCTGTTTCCGAGTGGAGATACCAGAGAAGGACAAGTTCTCCTACGTAGAACATTGTGCCCGCTTGACCATACTTC CTCATCCTCCAAAGCCTACACTGACTTTCTCAAAGAAAGTCATTCAAGGTCATCCATACAGTGCAGTGTGTTCAGTCATCCATACCTGCCCTTCTCATATGCCCACAATAACATGGAGTAAGAGCTCCTCGGATGAGCCTCTTGAGGCTCATAAATACCATGGCTCTGGGAACTGGGAGACACAATCGATCCTGACGTTCATACCTGAGGAGAGCGACGATCATTCGGAGATCATCTGCACAGTCAGATTTTATGGAGGGATGAACTCATCTCAAACATTTCAGCTCTTTGTGAAAC GTAAGGAGAATTATTTGCACATCATCATTCCTGTCGTGGTTGGGATTACAACTGCTGCAATTTTTGGAATATTGTGTGCTCTTGTGGTGAAAAAGTACAA AACACGTATTGCAGAACTCCAGCGTGGAAATGGCAG CACGTGGAATCGGCTTTCCAGACTGTCCCGCAGGTGA